The sequence CGTCGCATGCGGGCAGGCCTCGAGCGCCTTGAACATCGGCATGGCCGAGCGCACGCCATAGGTGCGCGCGATGTAGCAGGCGGCCGACACCACGCCGCGTTTGCCGCCGCCGATGATGACGGGCTTGTCGGCGATGTCAGGATTGTCGCGCTTCTCGACCGTCGCGTAGAAGGCGTCGCAGTCGATATGGGCGATGGTCAGGCTCGCCAGCGCCCGGTGGCGGACCAGGCGAGGGGAACCGCAGGCCGAGCAACGGCGGACGCCCATCTCCAGGTCGGCCAGACAATCCCGGCAGAAGCAGCGGGGCCCGGCCGGGACGGGGGTGCTCACGGCACGTCGCGCTCCCAATTGGGGTCGCCGAGCGCATCACCAAGGACCTGCCGCGCTGCGGCAACGTTGGTCGGATGCAGCTCCGAGGCCTCCGCGAAGGCCTTCACGGTGGCGTCATCGCGCAGCACGAAATCGAGCACGTTGAGAAGGAAATTTGGGTCCGAGGCGGCGTTCCGCAGGGTCTCCGGGCCGACACCTGTCTCGGCCAGGAACAGGCCCAGCCGCTCGGGCTCGCTTGCGACGAAGGACAGCGCCTGAATCGCAACGATTTCAGCGACTTCGCGAGGGTTGTGAACAGGCTTTTTCACGGGCCCGGTTTGCCTTTCCGTTAACTTTCGGTGTCTACTTTGCATCATGCCCGAGTCTCCGCCTTGAGTCTTGCGATCCCGGGGCAAGCAACTGGAAACCACATCGCGGAAAGTGGCCCCTCGGGTTTAACGAAACTAGAGCGAATCTGAGGCTAGTTTGAATCCAGTTTTCGAAGCGCCGGCGAGCGGCGCCTGAGGCGTTACATGTATCCGGCTTCGTGCCAATCAGGAGGGCGGGATGGCTAAGACCGTCCTGATCGTGGAAGACAACGAGCTCAACATGAAGCTCTTCCGCGACCTGTTGGAAGCACATGGCTACCAGACTTCGGGCACCAGCAACGGTTACGAGGCGCTCGATCTGGTTCGCAAGATGCGGCCCGACCTCGTGCTGATGGATATCCAGTTGCCGCAGGTCTCCGGCCTCGAGGTGACGCGCTGGATCAAGGACGATCCGGAGCTGCGCGCCATTCCCGTCGTCGCGGTGACGGCGTTCGCGATGAAGGGCGACGAAGAACGCATCCGCGAGGGCGGCTGCGAGGCCTATTTGTCCAAGCCGATTTCGGTCGGCAAATTCATTGAGACGGTCCGGCGTTTTATCGGATAGGAAGTGAGTGCAAAGTGTCCGCGCGTATCCTCGTCGTCGATGACGTTCCTGCCAACGTCAAGCTGCTAGAGGCCCGGCTGTCCGCCGAATATTTCGACGTGATGACCGCCTCGAACGGCACCGAGGCGCTGGCGATGGCCCGCCGTTCGGAGTGCGACATCATCCTGCTCGACGTGATGATGCCCGACATGGACGGCTTTGAAGTCTGCCGCCGCCTGAAGTCCGATCCGGCCACACACCACATTCCCGTCGTGATGGTCACCGCGCTCGACAGTCCCGCCGACCGCAACCGCGGGCTCGAGGCCGGCGCGGATGATTTCCTGACCAAACCCGTCTCCGACGTCGTCTTGATCGCGCGCGTGCGCTCGCTGACGCGGCTGAAGATGATGACCGATGAGCTGCGCATGCGCGCCATCACCTCGCTCGAGATCGGCATGCAGGCGCCCGAGCGCAGCGCGGTGGCCGATACCGGCAAGGGCGGCCGCATCCTGCTGGTCGACGACCGCGAGTCCTCCTATCAGCGGCTGGCGACGATCCTCGCCGCCGAGCACACCATCGACGTCGAGCCGAACCCGACGGAGGCGCTGTTCCACGCCGCCGAGGGCAATTACGACCTCCTGATCGTCTCGCTCGACCTCAACAATTTCGACGGCCTGCGCCTGTGCAGCCAGGCGCGCTCGCTGGAGCGTACGCGCCATGTGCCGATCCTCGCCATCGCCGACCCCGAGAACTCGACGCGGCTGCTCCGCGGCCTCGAGATCGGCGTCAACGACTATCTGCTGCGCCCGATCGACAAGACCGAGCTCCTTGCGCGCGCCCGCACCCAGATCCGCCGCCGCCGCTACACCGATCATCTGCGCGACAACGTGCAGAACTCGATCGAGATGGCGATCACCGACGCGCTCACCGGCCTGCACAATCGCCGCTACATGGAGAGCCATCTGGCAACGCTCGCCGAGCAGGCCGCGACCCGCGGCAAGCCGCTGGCGCTGATGATCCTGGACATCGACTACTTCAAGTCGATCAACGACAATTACGGCCACGATGCCGGCGACGACGTGCTGCGCGAATTCGCGGTGCGGGTGCGCAAGTCGATCCGCGGCATTGATCTGGCCTGCCGCTACGGCGGCGAGGAGTTCGTCATCGTGATGCCGGAGACCGATCTCCACGTCGCCGGCATGGTCGCCGAGCGTCTGCGCCGCTCGATCGCAGGCGAGCCGTTCGCGATCCACAAGGGCAGCAAGCGCATCGAGGTCACGATCTCGATCGGGCTCACCACGCTGGAGCAGAAGGGCGAGGCGGTCGCCGACGTCCTCAAGCGCGCCGACACGGCGCTCTACCGCGCCAAGCACGACGGCCGCAATCGCGTGGTGTCGCACGCGGCGTGAGGCCGGCGCGATATAAAAGTCGCGAAACAACCCCATGCACAGTAGCCGGCGCTAGTCGGATCAATGGTTTGCGCGGGTGGCGAGGAGGCTTGCGTTGGCAGCGGCGCCATTTGACCCGTCGGGCAAAACAGGAGCATATTGGTAGGATGGCGATGGTCCTACAAACTCGGCTGTCATTCCCCGCGAAGGCGGGGAATCCAGTACGCCGCGGCCTCTCGGTTCAATCACAACCGCCTCTGGAATACTGGATCACCCGCCTTCGCGGGTGATGACACCTGACGATACGGGGACAGCGGCTATTTCGCGCGCTTGCGCTTCCCCACATCCACCCCCGCATTCCGCAACAGCACCGTCGCCGCTTCCTTCGCGGCCCGCGCCATCGCCGGATCATCACGCACGAGATCCTGGGCGATGGAGCCGTCGACCAGCAGCACGAGTTGCGTCGCGAGCGCATCGGCGTCGGCAACGCCGAGCTCGGTCAGGCGGTCGCGAAACCAGAGGCGGCGGCTTTCCTTGAAGGCGATGGCGATCTTCTTCACGGCGCGGTCGGAGGGCCCGAGCTCGGCGACCGCATTGACGAACGGGCAGCCGCGAAAATCCTTCGCTGCAAAGCGCCGCTCCAGCGAATCGAAGGTGGCGAGGATCTGCTCGGCCGGCGGCTTGTCGGAGGGGCGCTGAGCTACGAAGCGGCGCTCGAGGTAGGCCGTGATCAGCGCGTCCTTGGACGGGAAGTGGTTGTAGAGCGTGCGCTTGGAGATGCCGATCTCCGCCGCGATGGTGTCGACGCCGATGGCGCGAATGCCTTGCAGATAGAACAGCTTGTCGGCGGTCTGAAGGATCCGCTCTTTCATCGTCTGTGGGGCGGGCGGGGGAGCCATGCAGAGCTAAGCGTCCTGTTTGCTTGACAGCCGTGGCCAACTATAGCCTAAGTACACAGGTCTGTGTAACCAAAATCAACGGCAAAAACAGACGTCGGCACGCGTGCCGCGCCCCGAGGGAGAAGAAAAATGCCCCTGCTGCAGGTTCTGCGTCCGACCTTGCCGATCCTGATCGGCGCCTCGATCATGCTGACGCTGAGCATGGGGCTGCGGCAGAGCCTCGGCATCTTCATGCAGCCGCTGACGCATGA is a genomic window of Bradyrhizobium sp. CB1717 containing:
- a CDS encoding DUF3572 domain-containing protein, with the protein product MKKPVHNPREVAEIVAIQALSFVASEPERLGLFLAETGVGPETLRNAASDPNFLLNVLDFVLRDDATVKAFAEASELHPTNVAAARQVLGDALGDPNWERDVP
- a CDS encoding response regulator, whose amino-acid sequence is MAKTVLIVEDNELNMKLFRDLLEAHGYQTSGTSNGYEALDLVRKMRPDLVLMDIQLPQVSGLEVTRWIKDDPELRAIPVVAVTAFAMKGDEERIREGGCEAYLSKPISVGKFIETVRRFIG
- a CDS encoding PleD family two-component system response regulator; protein product: MSARILVVDDVPANVKLLEARLSAEYFDVMTASNGTEALAMARRSECDIILLDVMMPDMDGFEVCRRLKSDPATHHIPVVMVTALDSPADRNRGLEAGADDFLTKPVSDVVLIARVRSLTRLKMMTDELRMRAITSLEIGMQAPERSAVADTGKGGRILLVDDRESSYQRLATILAAEHTIDVEPNPTEALFHAAEGNYDLLIVSLDLNNFDGLRLCSQARSLERTRHVPILAIADPENSTRLLRGLEIGVNDYLLRPIDKTELLARARTQIRRRRYTDHLRDNVQNSIEMAITDALTGLHNRRYMESHLATLAEQAATRGKPLALMILDIDYFKSINDNYGHDAGDDVLREFAVRVRKSIRGIDLACRYGGEEFVIVMPETDLHVAGMVAERLRRSIAGEPFAIHKGSKRIEVTISIGLTTLEQKGEAVADVLKRADTALYRAKHDGRNRVVSHAA
- a CDS encoding TetR/AcrR family transcriptional regulator, which translates into the protein MAPPPAPQTMKERILQTADKLFYLQGIRAIGVDTIAAEIGISKRTLYNHFPSKDALITAYLERRFVAQRPSDKPPAEQILATFDSLERRFAAKDFRGCPFVNAVAELGPSDRAVKKIAIAFKESRRLWFRDRLTELGVADADALATQLVLLVDGSIAQDLVRDDPAMARAAKEAATVLLRNAGVDVGKRKRAK